The nucleotide sequence CCCCCGAGGCCGTCCTGCGGAAGGTCCGCCGCCGCGTCGAGGACTACGCCGGCGAGCGCGACGCCTGGTTCCACGACTGGTTCGAACCCACCTGGCGACGCGTCGAGATCCGCTGCCTGAGCTGGGAGGAGATCATCGAGGTGATCGCCTTCCACCGCCCCGAGGAGGGCCAGGTCCTCGACAGCTTCTACGGCCGCAGCCTCCACCACAACCGCCCCCAAATCCGCGCCGCGTTCCCCGGCGCCCGCACCGGCGCTTCGGGCGATCGCGCCTTCCCCCACGCCGTCGCCGAAGGCGAACCCAAGTCCAACGGCAACGGCAACGGCAACGGGCGAGCGGATCGGGGCGTCAGTAGTACTTCACGGTCAGCCACCCGTTCGACCCCGACAGCAACTGCAATTTCGTGACCCCCGTGGCGTAGATCGCGTTCAGGAGCGACTGCGTGGGGAACGGGCCGGGGCTGAGGAAGGGATCGGGCAGGCCGTTCTTGTCGTGGATCACAACCACGGATTCATAGTTCGTGTTGTTGTTCACCTTCTGGTTTTGCAGAACGAGATAGGCGTACGAGGGAGCGGCCGGCGCGAGGTAATAGGGGACCTTCCCCTTGTAGGCCGCGATGTCCCATTTCAGCGGCATGAAGGTCTGGAAGAAATACTTGTCGAACGCCTGATCGGTCGTCGCGGCGATCTTCGACACAGTGGCGTAGTCCCACGAGAGGCTGCCGTTGTGGACGCCCAGACCGATCGTGGCGAGCCGGCCCCAGTCCGAGAGGATGGCGTTCTCGTACTCGCCGTTCTTCGTGTTCGCCGTCGTGTAGAGGGTGTCCAACTGATCGAGGAGTTTCACCTCGGTCGTGTCGATCGCGGTCGTGGCGTTGGGGTTGGCGTCGCCCGAGATCGTGGAGACCCACGAGCCGAATCCCGACGCGATCGCCGACGCGGCGACCGCCGCCCCCGCGGGGAGGCCCGCCGCCGCCACCGCCCAGAGTTCCGCCTCGGCCATCGCTTCCAGGAACAACTGCACGCCCTCGGATTGGTTCGAGGTCGAAAGCTGGACCTGCGTCGCGACGCTCGTCACCTCGTTCGAGGCCACCGTCGCGATCTGCTGCGTCAGGGCGTTGATCTGGTCGAACAACGCGAAAACGTAGCCGACGTACGTGGTCTCCGTGTAAAGCTGCGTCTTCATGGAGTTCCAGTCGGCCGTCGAGACCTTGTCGGGAGGCGTGTCCATCGCCTCGATCAGCGCCGGCCAGTCGGGGATCGAATTCTGATACAGGGCGTCGGTGTAGACCGAGCGGATGCCCCCCGGCGCCGTGACCCCCAGCGCCGTGCTGATGGCCTGGTAAGCCTTGGTTTCGCCGTCGTCCATCGCGGGGAAGCCCGTCGCCGGCTGGTCGGCCACGCCGTAGGTCAGCAGCTCCAGGTACTGCTCGCCGATGACCGCGTTCAGCCGATACTGGGAAATCCCCGAGATCGCGTTGATCGTCCCGGGCAGGGTCTGGCCCGTCACCTCGCTCCAGGCCCCGACGCCCTGCGGCCGGCTGTATAGCGTCCCGTTCGCCACCGCCCAGGCCGTGCCGTCGGCCGTGGCGCTGATCATCGCAACCGCGCCGATCGAGTCGAAATAGGGGTCGGCCTGAAAGACTCCATTCACGAGGCGGAAGGCCTGCGCGTTACCGCCGCCGACGGTTCCGATGGCCCAGATGTTCCCCGCGTAGCCGACGCTGATCGCCGTCAGCTTGGCTCCGCCGTTCGACGCGGCCGTCCACGAGCCGGACCCGCTCGAAAAGACGTAGGGCGTCCCCGACGTCCCGACGGCCCAGGTCGTCCCGTCCGAGCCCGCCGAGATCTGCGCGAACTTGTCGCCGCCCGGAAGCGACGGCGCGGCGGTGGTGCTCGCCTTGCCGTTCACGTACTGGAAGGCGAACGCCTGGCCCGTGGACATGACCACCCAGGCCTTCGTCGACGAGACGGCGGCCACCGACGTGATCCCCCCCTCCGTCGTCCAGACCGTCGTATAGGTCGCCGTCGACGGGTTGTAAGTCGTCAGCCACGACCTGATCCCGATGAACCCAAAGGTCTGCCAGACGGTCCCGCCGGCGCTCGTCGAGACCGACAGGGCCGTCCAGGGGACGGGGGACGCCGCCATCTGCGTCCATCGCGTCCCGATGTCCCACTGGCCCCCCATCGGCAGGCCGGCCGGGTGGACGTCGACGGACGTCCCGCCGCTGGACGCCACCTCGGCAAGCCGCGCGGCCCTGGAATGGCGGGCTCGCAGCATGGCCCCGGGCCTCGGCGTGGTGAGCGGCAAGGGCGCCCGACGGGCCTCCACGACCGTCCCCGACCAGTCGGACAGGCCGTGCGCCCGCGTCTGACGCACGGGGGCCTCCTCGGCCGCGGCGTGCCGCATGCCGGCCAGTGCCAGCGACGAGAGGAGCGTGCGAATCTCCAGCCCATCGAACGCGGGCCTGTATCGACGGCCGCAAGCGACCCGAATCCCGGACGACCTCGACATCGCCACCACCCGATCGGTCAAGGACTGCATCGCCCACCACCGCCATGGCCGGCCACGATGCCGCCCAAACGCATGCCAGGTTGGATCAACGCATTGTAAGGGGCGTTCGCTGGGTCGATCCAGATGGTGGCGGAATCGCATCCCTATCGCGCACGATCGTCATCATGGCTCTGTTGCCGGGCGCAGGCTTTCGGGCCGTCCTGTCGCTGTGGCTCGCTCTCATCAGAGCTTCTGCAGGCGAAGCGAACCCAGGTCGACAGGCTGCTTCGGATCGCCGACGGTCGGCGGCGGCACGGTGAACGGAACGTCGAGGAGACGCATCCTCGGCGCCCGGCTGACCTCGACGCGCAGCCGGTATTCGCCCGGCGGCGCGTCGTCGATGCGGAAGCGACCCTCGCCGTCCACGGTGGCCGACAGGAAGGGCCCGCGGGCCGCGTTCTCGGGACGGCTCGGCGAGGCGTGGAGGATCGCGAAGTTCCAGCGGACGCCCTTCTCAAGCCCTTCCGGCGGCTCGAGCCGCCCGGCGACGGCCCGGCCGGTCCCTCCCAGGGCGACGCGGATCGTCTCATTCTCCGGGAATCGCATCGGGACCATGCACGACGACGTCGGCTCCACGGAGCCCTCATTCACGGTGAGCATGATCCGGCGGCCGATCGAGCCTTCGCCGGGGATCACCCGATCGAAGACGAACCGGCCCCCCGGCCCCGTGGTGGCGTCATAGTGCGTGAAGATGCTGGGTACCTCGGGACCATAGGAATGCGGACGGGAGGCGTTGATGGTGATGGGCGCCCCTTCGACGGGCTTTCCACCGACCTGGAACGTCCCTTCGACGCGGCACCACGGCTCCAGCTTGATGACCCGCGACGGCTCCCAGGCGCTCGTGGCGGTGATGTGTGCAAAGCCCGCTGGGTGTGCGATCACGAGCTGAAACGCCCCGTTCGGAGGAGGGAACTGAAAACGTCCGGCGGCGTCGGTCACGGCCCTCGCGGCGTAGGTCATGCCGTCGTCCACGTCGCCGTTCTTGATGTTGATCTGCGAACCGGCGACCCCCAGGGCGATCCGGGCGCCGGCCGCCGGCTCGCCGCTCGCGGTTTTGACCTCCGCGGAGAGGTCCGTGCCCCGTCCCATCTTGAAGTCGACGACGACGCTCCCCTCGTCGCTCTTGATCTCGCGCGAGACCGCCAACTGATAGCCGTCGGCCTCGATCAATAGCAGATGCGCGAGGTAGCCGCGATCCGGGAGGTACTCGAATCGACCGTCGGTCGCCTCGAAGCTGCTGTTTCGATCCCAGTTCATGTGATCCGGCGTGGATCGGATTCCGGGGACCACGCGGAACCGCGGGATCGGCTTCCCGGTCGTCGCGTCGGTCACGCGACCCGTGATGGCCAGCGGCGCGGGAGCGCGGACGACGTACTCCTCATCGCGGGCGATGAACGGCTGAAGCAGCATCTGAACGCCGTTGGGAGGGCAGACGTCGGCCTGGAACTCGTCCACGGGGGCCTCATGCCAGACCCACACGCCGTTCTCGTCGGCTCGCTGTCCAACGTGGTCGAACTCGAAATACTGGAACGGCCCCCGCCAGCGCTGAAAGAAGATCCGCGTCCGGGGGATCGGCTCGCCCTGGGCGTTCAGGACGCGGATCCGTACGGTTCGCCCGGGCTTCATCGCGAAGTCGACGGGCGCCATTCCCGGGGCGATGTCCACTTCTTTCATGTCGATCGCTCGGCCCCGCGCGGACGCCACGATGCGGGCGGCGCCGAATTCGCAGCCCAGCAACGTGTAGGCCCCGTCGGCACCGGTCCTGGCCTCGCGGATGTCGTTGAGGAACTTCGTCCGGACCAGGGCGTCCGCGATCGGAGCGCCGGCCTCGTCGGTGATCTTGCCCGTGACCGATAAGCCCGCGTCGAGCGTGATGGCGGCGGTCGGCTTCACCCCTGGCGCCAGCCCGAAGCGAGCCCAGGTTAAGGACGGTCGATTCGGTCGATAGTTCGGGTGGTTGATCTCCACGTGGACTTCATTCAGACCGCCCGGCACCTTGTCGAACCGCCATGCGCCGGTCGCATCGGTCGTGACCGTCTGGCCGAGGAGGACGACCGCGGGATTGTCCGGGCTCGTCTTGTACTGGACGCTGGGCCGGACGCTCGCCCCCTCGATCGGTTTTCCCGCGGCGTCGACGATCACCCCGCCGACGATCCAGGCCCGATCCAGTGACGCGGTCAGCCGAGGCGGAATGGCCTCCGCGCGACGCCAACCGGCCCAGAATGGACCGTAGTTCGGGATATCCACGAAGACGTCGAACCGCTCGACCTTCGCGGGAAGCTCCAGGGCGACGCGGCCCTCGGCGTCGGCTTTCACGAAGAGGTCGTATCGCTGTTCCTTGACGAATGTCCCGCGGCGGATGCGATCGGCCGGGGAACGAGGATTCATCCGCAGTTGGACCTCAGCCTCCGGGATCGGCTTGCCGTCCGGCCCCAGGACGGTCAATTCGAAGTCCCGACCCTCACGGCCGTCCGCCGGCGGCGCGGTCTGTCGAGGCTGATCGCCGGCCGGGGTGCTGAGCGAGGTTGTGACCGCCATCACAACAACCTCGGACTTCTCCTTGGCCGGCGCGGCCTGTGGAGGCTCATCGGAGGTTCGAGAGCGGGGAGCTGAGGCGACCATCATCGTGGTCGCCTGGGATCTCCAGATCACCCCGGGCCATCGGCCGTCCTCGGTCGTCGGCGCGGGCTGTCGAGGGTCCCCGGAGGCGCGGAGGTAGGGCACGACGACGATCGCCAGCAAGACCAGCGCGGCGATCGGGAGCGGGCCGAAACGGACACGGAGCGGACGGTCGACGTCGAGCAGCCTGCGGGCGCGTCGGAGGGTGGAGCTTCGCGCGTCCAGCCCGAAGACGCCGAGCCCCCCGTCCAGGGCCCCTCGCGAGCGTCCGGCGATCCTGAGGATCCGCACGAAGGCCTCGCCCGACTCCACGGGGCAGCCGTCGCCCTGCGCCAGCGCGACGTCGTCGCAACGGTACTCGCGCAACTGGTTGAGCATCCGGTTGGCGACCCAGATCGTCGGGTTGAAGAAATGAACGATGGCGGCGACCCGCTGCAACGCGACGACGATCAAGTCGCGACGCCGGACGTGGGCCAGCTCGTGGAGCAGAACCCAGCGGAGTTGTTGGGCCGAGAACGACGCCGCGAAGCCGCGCGGGAGGAGAATCGTCGGCCGGAAAACGCCGCAGACCGAAGGGGCCTTCACGCCGTCACCCTCTCGAAGGCGGACGCCCCCGCGCACGCCGGCCCGTTCGCACAACTCTTTCAGATCGACCCCCAAGCCGGATTCTTCGAGCGGCGTCAGGCCTCGGAAGGCACGCCGGAATCGAGCCTGCTCTCGCGCGAAACGGACCGCCAGGAAGA is from Paludisphaera rhizosphaerae and encodes:
- a CDS encoding carboxypeptidase regulatory-like domain-containing protein gives rise to the protein MLNSMTVLVDSAATRWASWMLAASLDSAVLLALVGASWLAIRRHVSPQVGYGLFLLVPLKLLVPVFVEAPAGLARWTPSALVASRFNDAPATVAPSDARITSPSSLVERPVTPASAEAPEFREVPAKPSARTEGAEPAIDGPATAPSLAIPSPSLPVILMAAWLIGVLFLAVRFAREQARFRRAFRGLTPLEESGLGVDLKELCERAGVRGGVRLREGDGVKAPSVCGVFRPTILLPRGFAASFSAQQLRWVLLHELAHVRRRDLIVVALQRVAAIVHFFNPTIWVANRMLNQLREYRCDDVALAQGDGCPVESGEAFVRILRIAGRSRGALDGGLGVFGLDARSSTLRRARRLLDVDRPLRVRFGPLPIAALVLLAIVVVPYLRASGDPRQPAPTTEDGRWPGVIWRSQATTMMVASAPRSRTSDEPPQAAPAKEKSEVVVMAVTTSLSTPAGDQPRQTAPPADGREGRDFELTVLGPDGKPIPEAEVQLRMNPRSPADRIRRGTFVKEQRYDLFVKADAEGRVALELPAKVERFDVFVDIPNYGPFWAGWRRAEAIPPRLTASLDRAWIVGGVIVDAAGKPIEGASVRPSVQYKTSPDNPAVVLLGQTVTTDATGAWRFDKVPGGLNEVHVEINHPNYRPNRPSLTWARFGLAPGVKPTAAITLDAGLSVTGKITDEAGAPIADALVRTKFLNDIREARTGADGAYTLLGCEFGAARIVASARGRAIDMKEVDIAPGMAPVDFAMKPGRTVRIRVLNAQGEPIPRTRIFFQRWRGPFQYFEFDHVGQRADENGVWVWHEAPVDEFQADVCPPNGVQMLLQPFIARDEEYVVRAPAPLAITGRVTDATTGKPIPRFRVVPGIRSTPDHMNWDRNSSFEATDGRFEYLPDRGYLAHLLLIEADGYQLAVSREIKSDEGSVVVDFKMGRGTDLSAEVKTASGEPAAGARIALGVAGSQINIKNGDVDDGMTYAARAVTDAAGRFQFPPPNGAFQLVIAHPAGFAHITATSAWEPSRVIKLEPWCRVEGTFQVGGKPVEGAPITINASRPHSYGPEVPSIFTHYDATTGPGGRFVFDRVIPGEGSIGRRIMLTVNEGSVEPTSSCMVPMRFPENETIRVALGGTGRAVAGRLEPPEGLEKGVRWNFAILHASPSRPENAARGPFLSATVDGEGRFRIDDAPPGEYRLRVEVSRAPRMRLLDVPFTVPPPTVGDPKQPVDLGSLRLQKL